A genomic region of Peptoniphilus sp. ING2-D1G contains the following coding sequences:
- the graR gene encoding Response regulator protein GraR (Most prokaryotic signal-transduction systems and a few eukaryotic pathways use phosphotransfer schemes involving two conserved components, a histidine protein kinase (HK)and a response regulator protein (RR). The HK, which is regulated by environmental stimuli, autophosphorylates at a histidine residue, creating a high-energy phosphoryl group that is subsequently transferred to an aspartate residue in the RR. Most RRs consist of two domains: a conserved N-terminal regulatory domain and a variable C-terminal effector domain; High confidence in function and specificity) — MNRILIIEDDDVISGLIEKNLINWGYDVKRVENFDKVMEDFDKFSPNLVIMDVNLPFYNGYYWCREIRKISNVPIVFLSSASENLNAVMAMDMGADDYITKPFAMEVLLAKIKALFRRSYDFISKTETITYKDLELNLSEMTVSHLDKKEILTKNEFKILEMLLVNKGKVISREKIMTHLWQSDEYIDDNTLTVNISRLRSKLKSLGFEHIIHTKVGVGYYVEED; from the coding sequence ATGAATAGAATATTAATAATTGAAGATGATGATGTAATTTCCGGATTAATCGAAAAAAATTTGATAAATTGGGGATACGATGTAAAAAGAGTTGAAAACTTCGACAAAGTAATGGAAGATTTCGATAAATTCAGTCCCAATCTTGTAATTATGGATGTGAATTTGCCCTTTTACAACGGATATTACTGGTGCAGAGAAATACGCAAAATTTCAAATGTTCCCATTGTATTTTTATCTTCAGCATCAGAAAACTTAAATGCTGTCATGGCGATGGATATGGGTGCTGATGATTACATCACAAAGCCCTTTGCGATGGAAGTGCTTCTTGCCAAGATAAAAGCATTATTCAGAAGAAGTTATGATTTTATTTCCAAAACCGAAACCATAACTTATAAGGATTTGGAACTTAATTTATCGGAGATGACGGTTTCGCATTTAGATAAAAAGGAAATTCTCACTAAAAACGAATTCAAAATACTTGAGATGCTTCTTGTAAATAAAGGCAAAGTGATTTCAAGAGAAAAGATAATGACACATCTTTGGCAATCTGATGAATATATTGATGATAATACTCTGACTGTCAATATTTCAAGGCTCAGATCCAAGCTTAAATCCTTGGGTTTTGAGCACATTATACACACAAAGGTGGGAGTGGGATACTATGTCGAGGAGGATTAG
- the bceA gene encoding ABC transporter ATP-binding protein (ABC transporters for a large family of proteins responsible for translocation of a variety of compounds across biological membranes. ABC transporters are the largest family of proteins in many completely sequenced bacteria. ABC transporters are composed of two copies of this domain and two copies of a transmembrane domain PF00664; High confidence in function and specificity), which produces MSLFEVTGLKKIYGTKFSDKKVEALRDINFNIEEGEFVAVMGESGSGKTTLLNILALLDKPTEGKIRLKNVDLSTIKDNERTKFRRDNLGYVFQDYNLLDTFNVKDNVLLPLVLRQEPIKEMKPKLFYVLEKLGIKDLINKYPYELSGGEKQRVAVARALITDPEIIFADEPTGALDSKSADNLLEYFLNINKTGQTILMVSHSIKAASYASRVLFIKDGKIFHQLYKGDRSSRQMYEEIAGTLTQLGGE; this is translated from the coding sequence ATGTCATTATTTGAAGTTACAGGACTTAAAAAGATATACGGAACGAAGTTTTCCGATAAAAAAGTTGAAGCGCTGCGAGATATAAACTTCAATATAGAAGAAGGAGAATTTGTAGCTGTAATGGGAGAGTCGGGAAGCGGAAAGACCACCCTGCTCAACATTCTTGCGCTGCTGGATAAACCCACGGAAGGGAAAATTCGTTTAAAAAATGTTGATTTAAGCACGATAAAAGACAATGAAAGAACAAAATTCAGAAGAGATAATTTAGGCTATGTTTTTCAGGATTATAATCTGCTCGATACTTTTAATGTAAAGGACAATGTGCTTTTGCCTCTGGTACTCAGACAAGAGCCCATAAAAGAGATGAAACCGAAACTCTTTTATGTTTTGGAAAAACTGGGCATCAAAGATCTGATAAACAAATATCCCTATGAATTATCAGGCGGAGAAAAACAAAGAGTTGCAGTTGCAAGAGCTCTGATTACAGATCCTGAAATAATATTTGCAGACGAACCGACAGGTGCACTGGATTCAAAATCAGCGGACAATTTGCTTGAATATTTTTTAAATATTAACAAAACAGGTCAAACAATACTTATGGTTTCTCATTCAATAAAGGCTGCATCTTATGCCTCCAGGGTTTTATTTATAAAAGACGGAAAAATATTTCACCAACTTTATAAAGGCGACAGAAGCAGCAGACAAATGTATGAAGAAATCGCCGGCACACTTACACAACTTGGCGGTGAGTAA
- a CDS encoding hypothetical protein (High confidence in function and specificity) — protein MKRYLMLLLIIAILLIGCSQNRKNNSTESAEVPSKKEIFDKFVDEKDLESYILKVNNEEIFNAQSDEKKYTAISEGSLEMIKEPLIYHTKWQDDGDKKNERESYVIDKEFFYRENNGNWNKQPVEEEVKNDEEKTYFVGKTIISSSTILKLLESYYELTESEDTYIAKLDSGSDNIDEIKNIIFGKDKNSSFFGELISLKAQYSFKKDNYYPISFEWKAKFLNKDNNEVMEIKQTGNYEQINKLENIEIPQEVKSLLNSDL, from the coding sequence ATGAAAAGATATTTAATGCTCTTGTTAATTATAGCTATACTTTTGATTGGATGTTCACAAAATAGGAAAAACAATTCGACAGAAAGCGCTGAAGTTCCAAGTAAAAAGGAAATCTTTGATAAATTTGTTGATGAGAAAGATTTGGAAAGTTATATTTTAAAGGTCAACAATGAAGAAATATTTAATGCGCAGTCTGATGAGAAAAAGTATACAGCCATATCCGAGGGTAGTCTTGAAATGATAAAAGAACCTTTGATTTATCATACAAAATGGCAAGATGATGGTGATAAAAAGAATGAAAGAGAATCATATGTGATTGACAAAGAGTTCTTCTACAGAGAAAATAATGGAAACTGGAATAAACAACCGGTTGAAGAAGAAGTAAAGAATGACGAAGAAAAAACTTATTTTGTCGGTAAAACTATTATCAGTTCAAGTACTATTTTAAAACTGCTTGAAAGCTATTATGAACTTACGGAGTCGGAAGATACTTATATAGCGAAGCTTGATTCCGGTTCGGATAATATAGATGAAATCAAAAATATAATTTTTGGTAAAGATAAGAACAGTTCATTTTTTGGAGAACTCATCTCATTAAAGGCTCAGTATTCCTTTAAAAAAGATAATTACTATCCGATTTCCTTTGAATGGAAAGCGAAATTTTTAAATAAGGATAATAATGAAGTTATGGAAATAAAACAGACGGGAAATTATGAGCAAATAAATAAACTTGAAAACATAGAGATTCCTCAAGAGGTTAAGAGCCTATTAAATTCTGATTTGTAA
- the uvrA gene encoding UvrABC system protein A (The UvrABC repair system catalyzes the recognition and processing of DNA lesions. UvrA is an ATPase and a DNA-binding protein. A damage recognition complex composed of 2 UvrA and 2 UvrB subunits scans DNA for abnormalities. When the presence of a lesion has been verified by UvrB, the UvrA molecules dissociate; High confidence in function and specificity): MSKDKIVIKGARVHNLKNVDLTLPRNKFIVFTGLSGSGKSSLAFDTIYAEGQRRYVESLSSYARQFLGQMDKPDVSYISGMSPSISIDQKTTSKNPRSTVGTVTEIYDYFRLLYARVGHPYCPLCGKEISSYSIDQMVDDIMKLPDRSRIQILAPVVRRRKGEHKRTLERIKRQGYIRVLVDGEMRMIEEDIELEKTKVHDISIVIDRLIVKEGIESRLADSLELALNESEGMINIDVIGSKMLSFSSKLACPDCGITVEEITPRSFSFNTPIGACEKCNGLGFSKEVDPDLVIPNKELSINEGAIACYSTAQGTYYFEMIKQVAKTFGFSPAEPIKNAPEEMMKALLYGTEKNIKFVFDSHFTGTKSYEGKFEGIINNLKRRYMETTSDYIVGKIEEFMNNEPCPKCHGARLKESSLAVRVGGLNIFELTQLPVIKELEFFENLELTDKEKIIAEEILKEINSRLQFLKNVGLDYLSLSRMSGTLSGGEAQRIRLATQIGSQLVGVIYVLDEPSIGLHQRDNAMLLKTLRDLTDIGNTLIVVEHDEETMFAADEIVDIGPLAGTGGGKIVAQGTVEDIMNCEDSITGAYLSKRKQIEIPKKRRPYTGKSIKINGARENNLKNIDVEIPLGQFVAVTGVSGGGKSSLINEILYKSLAQKINGSRIKPGKHDEILGMEDIDKVVEIDQSPIGRTPRSNPATYTGVFDMIRDIFAMTNESKMRGYKKGRFSFNVKGGRCESCKGDGIIKVEMHFLPDVYVPCEVCKGKRYNRETLSVKYKDKNISDVLDMTVDEALEYFENHERVVRKLQTLKDVGLSYIKLGQPSTQLSGGEAQRIKLATELSKRPTGKTMYILDEPTTGLHTEDIRKLLLVLEELVDRGNTVVVIEHNLDVIKVADHIIDLGPEGGDRGGKIVATGRPEEIAKVEKSYTGKFLKEILL; the protein is encoded by the coding sequence TTGTCAAAGGATAAAATAGTTATTAAAGGGGCAAGGGTCCACAATTTAAAGAATGTGGATCTGACTTTGCCGAGAAATAAATTTATTGTTTTTACGGGACTTTCCGGTTCGGGAAAGTCTTCCCTCGCCTTCGACACAATTTATGCTGAAGGACAAAGAAGGTATGTGGAGTCTTTATCCTCCTATGCAAGGCAATTTTTAGGACAGATGGACAAACCCGATGTAAGTTATATTTCGGGGATGAGTCCGTCTATTTCCATTGATCAAAAAACCACATCGAAAAATCCCAGATCCACAGTTGGCACAGTAACTGAAATTTACGATTATTTCAGACTTTTATATGCAAGAGTGGGTCATCCCTATTGCCCTCTTTGCGGAAAGGAGATAAGCTCCTACAGCATTGACCAGATGGTGGATGACATAATGAAATTGCCCGATAGGAGCAGAATACAAATTCTCGCTCCCGTTGTGAGAAGGAGAAAGGGCGAACACAAGAGAACTCTTGAAAGGATAAAAAGACAGGGATATATAAGAGTGCTTGTGGACGGAGAAATGCGAATGATAGAGGAAGATATAGAGCTTGAAAAGACAAAAGTACACGATATCTCAATAGTAATAGACAGACTTATCGTAAAGGAAGGTATCGAATCCAGACTTGCAGATTCTCTGGAGCTTGCACTGAATGAATCCGAAGGGATGATAAACATAGATGTCATAGGATCGAAAATGCTCAGTTTTTCTTCAAAGTTGGCATGTCCCGACTGCGGCATCACAGTGGAAGAGATCACACCAAGGTCCTTTTCCTTCAACACACCCATAGGAGCCTGTGAAAAATGCAACGGTTTGGGTTTTTCCAAGGAAGTGGATCCCGACTTGGTCATTCCCAACAAAGAGCTGTCCATAAACGAAGGAGCCATCGCCTGCTATTCAACGGCGCAGGGAACTTATTATTTCGAGATGATAAAACAAGTAGCTAAGACTTTCGGTTTCAGCCCTGCAGAGCCGATAAAAAACGCTCCGGAGGAAATGATGAAGGCACTTCTTTACGGAACTGAAAAAAACATAAAGTTTGTCTTTGATTCGCATTTCACAGGCACTAAGAGCTACGAAGGAAAATTTGAGGGAATAATAAACAATTTAAAAAGAAGGTACATGGAAACCACATCCGATTACATTGTGGGCAAAATCGAAGAATTTATGAACAATGAACCCTGCCCGAAATGCCATGGGGCAAGGCTAAAGGAGTCTTCCCTGGCTGTGAGAGTCGGAGGGCTTAATATATTTGAATTGACTCAGCTTCCGGTTATAAAAGAATTGGAATTCTTTGAAAATTTGGAATTGACAGATAAGGAAAAAATCATAGCTGAAGAAATTTTAAAGGAAATAAACTCGAGACTTCAATTTTTAAAAAATGTCGGACTGGATTATTTATCCCTTTCGAGAATGAGCGGAACTCTTTCCGGAGGAGAAGCACAGAGAATAAGGCTTGCAACGCAGATCGGATCTCAACTTGTGGGAGTTATTTACGTACTTGACGAACCAAGCATAGGACTTCATCAAAGGGACAACGCAATGCTCTTAAAAACCTTGAGAGACTTGACCGATATCGGCAATACCTTGATAGTGGTGGAACATGATGAGGAAACCATGTTTGCCGCCGATGAAATAGTGGACATAGGGCCACTTGCAGGCACGGGAGGAGGAAAAATAGTAGCTCAAGGTACAGTAGAGGACATAATGAACTGCGAAGACTCCATAACGGGAGCCTATCTTTCAAAGAGAAAGCAGATAGAAATTCCAAAAAAAAGGCGACCCTACACCGGAAAAAGCATAAAAATAAACGGCGCAAGGGAAAACAACTTAAAGAATATAGATGTTGAAATTCCTCTGGGACAATTTGTCGCAGTAACGGGAGTTTCAGGAGGCGGGAAGTCATCTTTAATAAATGAGATACTTTACAAATCCTTAGCACAAAAAATAAACGGCTCAAGAATTAAACCGGGCAAACACGATGAGATATTGGGCATGGAAGACATAGATAAAGTAGTGGAAATAGATCAATCACCTATAGGCAGAACACCCAGGTCAAATCCCGCAACCTACACGGGAGTATTTGATATGATAAGAGATATCTTTGCAATGACCAATGAATCGAAGATGCGGGGATATAAAAAGGGGAGATTTTCATTTAATGTAAAGGGCGGAAGATGCGAATCCTGCAAGGGAGACGGAATAATAAAGGTGGAAATGCACTTTTTGCCCGATGTCTATGTGCCCTGTGAAGTTTGCAAGGGAAAAAGGTACAACAGAGAGACCTTAAGCGTGAAGTACAAGGACAAAAACATATCGGACGTCTTGGACATGACAGTGGATGAAGCCCTTGAGTATTTTGAAAATCATGAAAGAGTAGTAAGAAAGCTTCAAACATTAAAAGATGTGGGACTTTCCTATATAAAACTCGGTCAGCCCTCTACACAACTTTCAGGAGGAGAAGCACAGAGAATAAAACTTGCCACGGAACTTTCAAAAAGACCCACAGGCAAGACTATGTACATCTTGGACGAACCCACCACGGGACTTCATACCGAAGACATAAGAAAACTCCTGTTGGTATTGGAGGAATTGGTCGACAGAGGCAATACAGTGGTGGTAATAGAGCATAATTTGGATGTAATAAAAGTGGCAGACCACATAATAGACTTAGGACCCGAGGGAGGAGACCGCGGAGGAAAAATCGTGGCGACAGGACGACCTGAGGAAATTGCGAAAGTAGAAAAATCCTATACGGGTAAATTTTTAAAAGAAATACTTTTATGA
- a CDS encoding putative membrane protein (Hypothetical protein), with protein sequence MKNLYLNLATKGITKNKEVYLPFIILNSVFVMMYGLCLNILLNKSIDGYEAMQHVKTLLYLGILVLSIFSLIFLVYANNFIMKRRRSEFGLYNILGLEKTQISKILVVEFLIAGLGSILTGLIFSSLFYRLFEDLFLKAMKLQTAEKFIPDFQSYIITFGVFFAIDILIVIFRIIEVKKTNVLDLFTKSKKREKNIIPLWTKALLSVLFIGTGYYMSLSSRSPLDSLSKFFVATFLVIIGTYFGFNAITSVVLDILKKKEDFYYRTNNFVAISGLKHRIRQNAAGLAGICVMSCATLVLISSAVSLYFTADRMIKDIFPGQINIKTDNKFADKNEIYGEINELLAENKAEPIKEFKENFSRSAVKIEKGKVYNFSDYSNWFDYTKSILVFMNKSALGDEYKNNDDKEAFYYSNNFPINEINLPDDKILISKRIKDFKFKSAINEVSVLNTVLVFVDDLESLTNKYPELLSDESIYSFDIKGDQSNEKADKISSAIERINGENTQGFKLTNRENMKIFFMSIYGAIFFIGIFLGAVFILATALSIYYKQISEGYEDIYRFGVYRKAGMTEKEVKQSINTQVKTVFLLPPIVAGIHIAVAFKVISFMLSMIGLFEIRYKIISFAVVYAIYFLSYILIYKLTSRSYYAIVSKEQRAL encoded by the coding sequence ATGAAAAACCTATATTTGAATTTGGCTACAAAGGGAATAACAAAAAACAAAGAAGTTTATCTGCCTTTTATAATTTTGAATTCCGTATTTGTAATGATGTACGGCTTGTGTTTAAATATTCTGTTGAATAAATCCATAGACGGATATGAAGCGATGCAACATGTAAAGACTCTTTTATATCTGGGAATTTTGGTTCTGTCCATATTTTCCCTCATATTTTTAGTCTATGCCAACAACTTTATAATGAAGAGGCGAAGATCCGAATTCGGACTTTACAATATATTAGGTCTTGAAAAAACACAAATATCAAAAATATTGGTCGTTGAATTTTTAATTGCGGGACTCGGCTCAATACTTACGGGGCTTATATTCTCATCTTTGTTTTACAGATTGTTTGAAGATCTGTTTTTAAAGGCGATGAAACTTCAAACAGCGGAAAAATTCATACCGGATTTTCAAAGCTATATCATAACTTTCGGGGTATTTTTTGCAATAGATATACTGATTGTAATTTTTAGAATTATTGAAGTAAAAAAGACAAATGTGCTTGATTTATTTACAAAATCGAAAAAAAGAGAAAAAAACATAATTCCTCTTTGGACAAAAGCTCTGCTATCAGTTTTGTTTATAGGAACAGGATATTATATGTCACTTAGTTCAAGATCCCCTTTGGATTCCCTGTCCAAATTTTTTGTGGCGACATTTCTTGTAATAATCGGCACTTACTTTGGGTTCAACGCTATAACTTCTGTTGTTTTGGACATCTTAAAGAAAAAGGAAGATTTTTATTACAGAACGAATAACTTTGTCGCAATATCGGGGCTTAAGCACAGAATAAGACAAAATGCGGCAGGACTTGCGGGGATCTGCGTAATGAGCTGCGCAACTCTTGTGCTGATATCATCGGCTGTATCGTTGTATTTTACGGCAGATAGAATGATAAAAGATATATTCCCCGGGCAGATAAATATAAAAACCGACAACAAATTTGCAGATAAGAATGAGATATATGGAGAAATAAATGAACTTTTAGCGGAAAACAAGGCGGAACCAATAAAGGAATTTAAAGAAAATTTCTCGAGAAGTGCTGTGAAAATTGAAAAGGGAAAGGTATATAATTTCAGCGACTATAGCAACTGGTTCGATTATACAAAGTCTATATTGGTATTTATGAATAAAAGCGCTTTAGGAGATGAATACAAGAACAACGACGATAAAGAAGCATTCTATTACAGTAATAATTTTCCTATAAATGAGATAAATTTACCGGACGATAAAATTTTGATATCTAAAAGAATAAAGGACTTTAAATTTAAATCAGCGATAAATGAAGTGAGCGTTTTGAATACTGTGTTGGTATTTGTAGATGACTTGGAAAGTTTGACGAACAAGTATCCGGAGTTGTTAAGTGATGAGAGCATTTATTCCTTTGATATAAAAGGCGATCAGTCAAATGAAAAAGCCGATAAAATAAGCTCGGCAATTGAAAGAATTAATGGAGAAAATACGCAGGGATTTAAGCTTACCAACAGAGAAAATATGAAAATATTTTTCATGTCGATTTACGGAGCGATATTTTTCATAGGAATTTTTTTGGGAGCAGTCTTTATACTTGCGACGGCTCTTTCAATTTACTACAAACAAATCTCGGAAGGATATGAGGATATTTACAGATTCGGTGTTTACAGAAAAGCCGGCATGACGGAAAAAGAGGTAAAGCAAAGCATCAATACTCAGGTGAAAACAGTATTTTTACTTCCTCCGATTGTAGCGGGCATTCACATAGCCGTCGCCTTTAAGGTAATAAGCTTTATGCTTTCGATGATAGGACTGTTTGAAATCAGGTACAAAATAATATCTTTCGCAGTTGTGTATGCGATATATTTTTTAAGTTATATTTTAATATACAAACTGACCTCAAGGTCATACTACGCAATTGTGTCAAAGGAACAAAGAGCATTGTAA
- a CDS encoding Hypothetical protein (High confidence in function and specificity), whose translation MTLNKHSYVIEYKDKFKWSEEMKKKDILAVLLFLILVILPGSVFANYIRPNNFMDKKGAERIAEIKKFQALSNLTVTGGLNDITNKVLYGPNMVVKDEITAEPTSGEWIVVNKTKKTLTYYKGKDPMYKFPVCLGTTATPTPSAKAKIANKHVNPAWGGMNGKYTPVKADDPRNPLGERWMGLSIPGQSGYGIHGTIKPHEIGTFSSNGCIRMFNYDIETFIFPRARVGMPVWIGTDAELESWGVKQMVYEEAKESAKPEQPAQPTEPKIPEEEYTTEELLIF comes from the coding sequence ATGACTTTGAATAAGCACAGTTATGTTATAGAATATAAAGACAAGTTTAAATGGAGTGAAGAAATGAAGAAAAAAGATATATTAGCAGTATTATTATTTTTGATTTTGGTGATTTTACCCGGCAGCGTATTTGCAAATTATATAAGACCTAATAATTTTATGGATAAAAAAGGCGCTGAAAGAATTGCCGAAATCAAAAAATTTCAAGCGCTTTCAAATTTGACTGTAACAGGCGGATTAAATGACATTACCAACAAAGTCCTTTATGGACCCAACATGGTGGTAAAAGATGAAATAACAGCTGAACCGACATCGGGAGAATGGATAGTAGTTAATAAAACAAAAAAGACATTGACATACTACAAGGGAAAAGATCCTATGTATAAATTCCCTGTATGCCTTGGAACGACAGCTACACCTACACCGTCTGCAAAGGCCAAGATAGCCAACAAACATGTAAATCCCGCATGGGGAGGTATGAATGGAAAATATACTCCTGTAAAAGCCGATGATCCGAGAAACCCACTGGGAGAAAGATGGATGGGGCTTAGCATTCCGGGACAATCGGGATACGGAATTCACGGCACGATTAAACCACATGAAATAGGAACTTTTTCTTCAAACGGATGCATAAGAATGTTCAACTACGATATTGAAACCTTTATATTCCCAAGGGCAAGAGTGGGAATGCCTGTTTGGATAGGAACAGATGCCGAGTTGGAAAGCTGGGGAGTAAAACAAATGGTTTACGAAGAAGCAAAAGAATCCGCTAAACCGGAACAACCCGCACAACCAACTGAACCCAAAATCCCTGAAGAAGAGTATACAACAGAAGAATTATTGATATTTTAA
- a CDS encoding Histidine kinase (Most prokaryotic signal-transduction systems and a few eukaryotic pathways use phosphotransfer schemes involving two conserved components, a histidine protein kinase (HK) and a response regulator protein (RR). The HK, which is regulated by environmental stimuli, autophosphorylates at a histidine residue, creating a high-energy phosphoryl group that is subsequently transferred to an aspartate residue in the RR domain. Phosphorylation induces a conformational change in RR that results in activation of an associated domain that effects the response; Family membership) — MSRRISYFDYVKLRISYLFMCILMGVVFFVVLYSRNINVSSIFYALLISFAVLFLCSLYFYGRYKLNYLSLIDFLNSDEINLKVDFSDPVYKLLAQGIRDYKIQKTNFISDDRKRLDEINKFYTMWTHQIKTPIAALNLMLEDKNESDLKIEVMKIEDYVNMLLAYYRNNSPTTDYSFSKVRLDDVIRSSVRKYADVFIKNKIKIKVDLKEAVVISDSKWLEFIISQLISNSLKYTKSGEITIISAENFISIKDTGIGIEKSDLPRIFELGFTGYNGRIYTKSTGIGLNLVKSVADNLNIDIEVDSNVGEGTTVKLKFNNRILQ, encoded by the coding sequence ATGTCGAGGAGGATTAGTTATTTCGATTATGTAAAATTAAGAATTTCTTATCTATTTATGTGTATTTTGATGGGCGTTGTGTTTTTTGTGGTGCTATACAGCAGAAATATCAATGTTTCTTCAATATTTTATGCTCTTTTGATTTCCTTTGCTGTTTTGTTCTTGTGCAGTTTATATTTTTACGGCAGGTATAAATTAAACTATTTGAGTTTAATAGATTTTTTAAATAGCGATGAAATAAATTTGAAAGTTGATTTTTCGGACCCTGTATATAAACTGCTTGCTCAAGGCATAAGAGACTATAAAATACAAAAAACAAATTTCATCTCAGATGACAGAAAGAGGCTTGATGAAATAAATAAATTTTACACCATGTGGACTCATCAGATAAAAACTCCCATTGCCGCTTTGAATTTGATGCTTGAGGATAAAAATGAAAGTGATTTAAAAATTGAAGTTATGAAAATAGAGGACTATGTAAACATGCTTTTAGCTTATTACAGGAATAATTCTCCAACCACGGATTACAGTTTTTCAAAAGTGAGATTAGATGATGTAATAAGGTCTTCTGTAAGAAAATATGCGGATGTATTTATAAAGAACAAAATAAAAATAAAGGTCGATTTAAAGGAAGCTGTTGTAATTTCTGATTCAAAATGGCTTGAGTTCATAATTTCCCAGCTGATTTCAAATTCTCTTAAATATACGAAAAGCGGAGAAATAACCATTATATCCGCAGAAAATTTTATCAGCATAAAGGATACAGGCATAGGGATAGAAAAATCGGATTTGCCGAGAATTTTTGAACTGGGTTTTACGGGATATAACGGCAGAATATATACAAAATCCACCGGCATAGGACTTAATCTCGTAAAATCCGTCGCCGACAATTTAAATATAGATATAGAAGTTGACTCAAATGTGGGAGAAGGAACAACTGTAAAACTGAAATTCAACAACAGGATCTTACAATAA